One window of the Halobacillus litoralis genome contains the following:
- a CDS encoding DUF1992 domain-containing protein: MEYGHLIEEKIKKSIQRGEFDDLPGKGGPLPKDEFAYLPQELRNSYRILKNANMLPEEMVVKKEILELEELLHEVKDPHLSMYYKKELKEKKLRYDMMMEKRKISESGAYRQYENKIHRRFGF, from the coding sequence ATGGAGTACGGCCATCTAATCGAGGAAAAAATCAAAAAGTCAATACAACGGGGAGAGTTCGATGACTTACCTGGAAAAGGGGGTCCCCTGCCTAAAGATGAGTTTGCCTATCTTCCTCAAGAACTTCGGAACAGTTACCGGATCTTAAAGAACGCTAATATGCTACCAGAAGAAATGGTGGTTAAAAAAGAAATCCTAGAATTGGAAGAACTCCTTCACGAGGTGAAAGATCCACATTTATCGATGTACTACAAAAAAGAACTCAAAGAAAAGAAGCTGAGATACGATATGATGATGGAAAAGAGAAAAATAAGTGAGTCAGGAGCCTATCGTCAGTATGAAAATAAAATTCACCGTCGTTTCGGTTTCTGA